A window of Gemmatimonadaceae bacterium genomic DNA:
GACGAGGGCCAGCGCCTCGTGCAGGCGGATGCGGTCGCCGCGCACGGTGGGCAGGGGGGCGGCGATGTCGGCCACGACGCGCACGCCGCGGGCCCCGCCCCGCGACTGGAGCGCCGCGACGATCGAAGCGACCACGTCGCCGGGCCGCACGGGCTCGCTTCGGAGCTGTTCGGGGCGCAACGCGAACAGGTCGCGCGCGCGGCGCAGGCGTGACGCGGCGGCCTCGGCGGCATCGCGCGCCGCGCCGATCAACTCCACCTGATTGTCGTTGAGGTCGCCGAACTGATTCTCGAGCAGGATGTGGAGGGGCAGGCGCACGTCGTCGAGGTCGTGCACGCTGCGGTCCACCGCGGCGGCGGCCGCCGCCTCGGCCGCGCGGGCGCGATCGGTGGCCAGACGCTCGCGCTCGGCGCCGTGGGCCTCGCTGGCCGACACGGCGTGGTGCAGCTCGTCCACGCGCGCCGCCGCGCGCCGCACGGCCCGCCAGGCGAACAGCCAGGCGAGCGCCACGCCTCCCAGGGCGAGCACGGCGGCCAGGTAGGCGGGCGTCATGTGCCGGACTCGCCGCTGGAGAACGAGACCACGAGCACGTCCACACCGGCCGAATTCTGCACCAGGCGGTCGACCACCGATCCCCGCACCAGGTGCTGCCAGCGCGAGCGCCGGCTCTGCCCCACGAGGACGAGGGTCACGCCGCGGGAGCGGACGAAGTCGAGCAGCGCCGCGGCCACGTCGGTCCCGGGGAGCTGCACCACCTCGGCGCCCATGGTCTGCGCGAGCTGGATGTTCTCGACGAGCTTGCGCTGCACCGTGGCGTCGATGCGGTCGGCGCTCTCCTCGGGGGTCTGCACGTACACGCAGTACCAATCGGAGTTGAGGCGGCCGGCGATGCGGCTGGCTCTGCGGAGGAGGGCGGCCGTGTAGGGTGGGTTGCTGGACATCGCGACCATGAGGCGATCCACCGTGCGGCGGGCGCCGGTCCCGCCGCGCTCCCGCCGCACGATCTCCTCGCGCGACCGGTCCACCGAGCTCGCCACTTCGCGCAGCGCCAGCTCACGGAGCGTGCTCAGGTTCTCGGCCGTGAAGAAGTTGGCGAGCGCGGCGGGCACCTTGTCGGGCGCGTAGATCCTGCCTTCGACGAGCCGCTGGCGGAGATCCTCGGCCGAGATATCGAGGTTCACCACCTGGTCGGCCAGGC
This region includes:
- a CDS encoding universal stress protein, producing MTSPNVPDDTRPAPATDFLTLVRQRERGKLKLYIGSAAGVGKTYRMLVEAHQLRARGVDVVVGFVETHARAETAAQIGDLEVVPRRRIEYRGVGLEEMDGDAIVHRNPEVAIVDELAHTNVPGSARSKRWEDVIWLLDNGISVISAVNVQHLESLNDIVAETLGVLIRETLPDWVVGLADQVVNLDISAEDLRQRLVEGRIYAPDKVPAALANFFTAENLSTLRELALREVASSVDRSREEIVRRERGGTGARRTVDRLMVAMSSNPPYTAALLRRASRIAGRLNSDWYCVYVQTPEESADRIDATVQRKLVENIQLAQTMGAEVVQLPGTDVAAALLDFVRSRGVTLVLVGQSRRSRWQHLVRGSVVDRLVQNSAGVDVLVVSFSSGESGT